The Acanthopagrus latus isolate v.2019 chromosome 1, fAcaLat1.1, whole genome shotgun sequence genomic interval TTTCTCGTCCTTGCGAATCTCCTCGTTTCCCGCTTTGAATGCGGCGGAGTCTGAACTGTTGACACGTGAGCCTGAACCCTCTTTCTCTTCAGGGATTTCGATCAAAGACTCCATTGCTCTTGCGTGCTGGTTACTGAGACCGCTGGGCTGCAGATGAGAGAGCTTGAGCGATGGATCCTTTAGTTTCACATCCAAGTCACTTGCCGAGGTTGTTCTGGAAAGAGGCTCATGCCAGTCGTACGTCGGCATCGTCCTTCGATCTGAAACCGTTTTGACATCGTAGTGAGAAGTGGAACGGTGTCCATCAGTTAGACCTTCTTCCATGTTTGGTTCACTGTCTTTGTGGTTGGCTGGTTTCTGGTTGCctccattgtgtgtgtctgactctaATTCTGCCACACTCATGTCCAGACCTCTTCGTAACGAGACAAATTTAGGTCTTTCTGACAGATATCCAGACCTCAAGGACTCTTGGCTCTGCCTGAGGTTGTTGAAATCCTGCAGACTGAGCCTCTTTTGCCTCATTTCCTCCATCCTGGACTTAATGTTCCTGGACCGGGTGTGAATCTGCTGAGACTGATACTCGTTTAATCCGGTGTGACTACTGTATGGAGATGACATCGGGGATAGCGCATCACACGATGCATCTAGAGGCATGTCGCTGTCGTTCATGTACGTGTCCATCTTCCACCTGTGCAGTGACGTCTCAGAGTTGAATGGAATCAGATTCTGATCCGCTCCGTAGCGAGTCTGGTGCCGAAGATGCTGCTGAGTCCTGTTTGATGGCAACATGTCGTTCACACCCCTCGGGTTTGATCCAGTCCTTTCCACAGGGACTCCGAGGTCTTTGGTTCCCATCCTCAGCCGAGTCAAGGAGTTTAACTTCTGTAGTTCTCCGCCGTAACTGTGTCCCCGCACCAGATTCCCGATGTCAGGATAGTGATACTGATGCAATTTCTCCTGCACGCTGAGGCCCCTGGTCAACATGGCAGCATTGTTATACTTTTCTTCCTGAGCACTTCTCATGGCTTGCATCCCAATGGATCTCATGTGAATCTGATGGAGGGATAGATGGCTGGAGTTTGGGCTCTGCATGGTCACAGGCTCTCGCAGGTACTGGGCAGATGGCCTCGCCGCGAATCGCACCGGAGGAACAGTGGAGCGAGCGTACAATCTTCGAAACTCCTCGTCGTAAGAGCAAACCAGCTGACCAGTGATCACCAGGATCATGCTGAGGTTGATCTTCTCATAGGACCATGTGaagctgaaaaaagaaaatagcatCATGAGTCATCAGAGATCCAAcagggatgatgatgatgaatagATTTCCCTTACTAACTTGGAACTGAAATTAATCTTTAATAACCAAAACTTTAGACTTTAGATTCTCCCCTCTCGGATGCCTCCGATATTTTAGTCTAATTTCCCATCTCTTTTCGACTTTCCCCATCAATCCTTGTCACCTGACTCCCACATCCACCTGCTCACTGGTGTCTCATTAAACAGTACTTAgaccagccccccccccccccttttctccagTCAGCTGCCACATCGTCAATGTTCGTTTGTCCTTCTGCTTTCCAGTCATCTGATCCTGAACTTGAACCCAAACCTGTACCTGCTTGTCTGCCCCATTCCTGTTATCCTGTGGAGTCTGGACCATTTCATTTTGGACTTGCCTTTACACTTACGTATCAACGTTTTTCCCATAAGTCACCAAACCGTTCTTGTCTGTATTTCGGTCCTTTTCCTTGCTACCTTGCACACATACCTGCCAGGAGActcatgtgttttgttgccCTTTCCAGCTATCTAATATTTCTCCTGATTCATAACAATTTTTCCTTAAGTAACTTGCTGTATTGTTGCCCCTCATCCTTCTcaatgagagagagacggactcAAAATTTGAGACACCCTGGAGAGGAGAATCCCTGTTTCTTATGTAAAGTCTTATAGAACAGGGGCTGTAAAATTTGTTACATCAATGAAGGTGAAGTTAATTCGAGATGGTGAATTGTTCTGTGTGGTTGTCTGAGaatttgaaagtaaaataagCATGTTGCCAAGTACGCTTGTACACTCATGTTGACATGCCCACAATGTGGTCAAATCTCAAAATACCAATTAGTCAGGCgacactgacagacagtgtCAACAACATAGCATTAAAAATGGATGGACATCATTGACAAGTTGTTACCGCTACATGTAGAAGTTGTATTAACAAGCTTTTTTCTAGACAGGACATCCAGATACAGATCACTTTTTAAGGCATAGATGGCAACAGTGTGTTGAATTTCCAGAgcaaaacattaagaaacatcAGGTGGATTACAGACTTTGGTTGATCAGTGGCCCCTAATTTGACTTAATTGTTGAGTAATACATCTGAGTGGATAAAGGTAGCACCGACTCACCTGTACGTTCCGTACAACACTGTCCGGCAGTCCACCAGTAGGAATTTTTGCTCCAGATCTCCGTGGAACTTCACCCCGGACCGGCACTTATATTCCTGCCCCTGAACCGTCCGAACACGAATGTTCtgttggagagaaaaacaaaaaagaggcaCCAGGTTACAGCTTCCTCAGCCAGGGAAACAGTTGATTCAACTAAATACTTTTTTGTACATGTTCTTTttcaaatacatacattttactTAAACCTGTTAATTTTAGGCCACTTGGGGTCTGAAACAAGTCgtgaaaacaacactgacataccatcttttttttgttgacatgtaCTGCAGCTCATGACCCTTTTAGTCATTTTTCTAGTTTGAACTTTCTGACCAATCGTCCTTCATAACAAcataacagtttgtttttcatgttcgagcaacattttcagtttaaatgagATGTAATTTACTTCACtagatttaatttcattcatgttttttgttttaaattcaatCCTAAACAAAGTGATTCTGGGAATTAGAAGTTATGCAGTACTTTTTTCCACTTTCATTGAGCACACCCACCCTTCGTGATACTCAACAAGATCGAACCTGTGCACCAGTTTCTCTGAGGCTGGTATTTTGATGTTGCTACTGGCTAAGCAATTTGCACAGAGATCACAGAGTTtgactgtgtttctctctgacgTCTCTTTGTTTGTGCTGGTGATGCTGTTCGACAGGAAAATCCAGCCACGCTAACAGATCAGTCCTACGGCTGCTGCAGTCGTCTCGTATGATAATAGCAGGTATGAACACAGCATGGGAATGCTGGTAAATGACAACGTTTTCACGAGGGTGTGGAGCAAATGTCAGACTTAATCCACTAAATACTCCTGCCAATAGAAGAAAGGTCATGCCACAGGCGAAACGTCCTCTGGCAGTGAACATCGGTGGAATATAAATGAACAAGGACAGAGAAGATgggttgttttatttcctccaaaatgtcagaaaaatgttcacGTCAGATCATATTTAACACGTTATTGTGGTGTACGTTGTCTacttgtgtacgtgtgtgtgcattacaATATGTCTATTTTAGAACAgtggatgtttgttttactgtgaatgTTGTTGACCAGAATAAAAGTGATCACTTTCAAACCCTCAGCAGCaatttgtacatttgtttaaAGTCCCCTAAATCCTTTCATGTTGAGTACAAGATCCTCATTACATGCATGACACAATGTGACACGATACAGTacgatatgatacaatatgatTTGATACAATTCCACACGACAACGACACGATATGTAACGATACAATATGAAACACTGTGACACAATGTGATATGGTACGAAACATCTTTGTTGGCACATGCCAACAAGTGCATTGTGCAGCGTAAACAACCAGGTATATATTAATGAAGTGGATCACATGATTGATTGcgtaatgttttgtttcttccctGCACCTGCTGGCTGTTAAAGTGATAATGAACCAACACAGCCCAAACTTGGTTGGTGCACACTGAATGTAGTTTTTTGTCCCCCCAAACTTTCAGCCCGAGTCAGCGTCaccttcctgtgtttgtttgtttttttgagacTGACTTTTCTGTTGTAAGAGTTGCAAGATGCTTCCATCATCACCAACCTGACCACATTTTTGCTGGGTTTTCCAAAGTTTTGGAAGATAAACATTTGTGCTGACACATGTCTGCTCTGCATGAACAAatgactttccatcaacatgaggGAGGATTATGActaaatgaatatgaataagaTCATGACGGTGTTTCTCACCTTGAGGTCTTGGATGTTGATGCCAATCCTGTGCGACATGGCAAGGAAGCTGCTGTAGCGGGACTCATCCAGGAGGATGTAGACCGCCACGCCCCTCAACGTGGCTGTGATGAGCTCTTTGAAAATATCGACGTCAGTGAAGACATCCATTGATATGGCGATAACCTGGAGACACAGTAAACATTCAAAAATCCTTTACATGAAGAAGCAATGTTTATTCAGACTGTTTGAGTAGTCAGAtgacattttactgctgtagatgtttaatGTTGAACTCATTTAACTAGTTTATTTATACTGTTAGGTGGTTTCGTCTACAGTAATGCATCATATTCTGTAAGATTATTAGTAGACATTATTCAACAGcgctgataaa includes:
- the LOC119020056 gene encoding protein FAM83B-like, which produces MESNLSQLSSLIEDDNPIYIQPHYKESYRLAIYALLCGGKEAYEEFLQAEQISHLLSEEEILFILENAELPVLEEETEEKQDKDGLSPSTYFPVESDEEVPDLELGWPEVSLESVDTSISLLYHPPRLNTPSIKEVVRKQIQEARKVIAISMDVFTDVDIFKELITATLRGVAVYILLDESRYSSFLAMSHRIGINIQDLKNIRVRTVQGQEYKCRSGVKFHGDLEQKFLLVDCRTVLYGTYSFTWSYEKINLSMILVITGQLVCSYDEEFRRLYARSTVPPVRFAARPSAQYLREPVTMQSPNSSHLSLHQIHMRSIGMQAMRSAQEEKYNNAAMLTRGLSVQEKLHQYHYPDIGNLVRGHSYGGELQKLNSLTRLRMGTKDLGVPVERTGSNPRGVNDMLPSNRTQQHLRHQTRYGADQNLIPFNSETSLHRWKMDTYMNDSDMPLDASCDALSPMSSPYSSHTGLNEYQSQQIHTRSRNIKSRMEEMRQKRLSLQDFNNLRQSQESLRSGYLSERPKFVSLRRGLDMSVAELESDTHNGGNQKPANHKDSEPNMEEGLTDGHRSTSHYDVKTVSDRRTMPTYDWHEPLSRTTSASDLDVKLKDPSLKLSHLQPSGLSNQHARAMESLIEIPEEKEGSGSRVNSSDSAAFKAGNEEIRKDEKVKENSVTLNLQAESQHQGPVKRKHGSTGKVANSSDSPYPKGQTPVPNEAQAVPNTSHHAVDPKTSHADKGQTQSEEPTLQRKNSLRMKVYSLLTKEEKTLQRKPSLRSKNPSASNQPVKAEHSQASAADQTTKKGHSPNISRSQNSVDGPSETDRSKSPFPRLSIQRSSKRKTNPAAEQDQGSESTLDDKGTTTNQRQKVYSRFEYLLNNDGNPKDRGIPPNRPQSGYPAYQTQSGTENKLGKFMQRVGGLIGKNK